In Cycloclasticus sp., a single genomic region encodes these proteins:
- a CDS encoding tetratricopeptide repeat protein gives MKLTTKFLRVHLAILAVLSLLSVSTTALANQTNPRLDTLFVKLNKAQTVRQAQLVEYEIMQIWNKSGNKEIDQRMNLADTVMRNGSAQEALEIMAVITKEKPNFSEAWNLHATILFLMGKYKESLSSIDRTLALEPRHFGALIGKGHIFAQQKRFKEALTVFKTARNLYPLHPRIYKHITRLHQLIKINDEHKRDFI, from the coding sequence ATGAAACTAACTACAAAGTTTTTACGAGTGCACTTGGCCATATTGGCCGTATTATCTTTATTATCCGTTTCAACAACTGCATTAGCCAACCAAACTAATCCCCGATTAGATACGCTGTTTGTCAAATTGAACAAGGCGCAGACGGTTAGGCAAGCCCAATTAGTCGAATATGAAATTATGCAGATATGGAATAAATCGGGCAATAAGGAAATAGATCAGCGTATGAACCTGGCGGATACGGTGATGCGTAACGGCTCAGCTCAGGAAGCGTTAGAAATAATGGCGGTTATAACAAAGGAAAAGCCCAATTTTTCAGAAGCATGGAACTTACATGCCACCATTCTTTTTTTGATGGGTAAGTATAAAGAATCGCTAAGCAGTATTGATCGAACACTAGCACTTGAACCTAGACATTTTGGTGCGTTGATTGGGAAAGGGCATATATTCGCCCAGCAAAAAAGATTTAAAGAAGCGCTTACGGTGTTTAAAACAGCAAGAAACCTGTATCCACTTCATCCGCGAATTTATAAGCACATTACCCGACTTCATCAGCTAATAAAAATAAATGACGAGCATAAAAGGGACTTTATTTAG